A single genomic interval of Mycobacterium sp. DL592 harbors:
- a CDS encoding ABC transporter ATP-binding protein codes for MAALHREVQVAEGEALLETKDLTVKFGGLTALDAVSFSIKRGEILGLIGPNGAGKTTCFNAITGVYRPSSGSVTFDGEPLGRIKRHEITRRGIARTFQNIRLWGEMTALENVIVGTDARHKTSVPGALIRSPRHRSEERSAIEKAAALLQFVGIAHRGEEKAKNLPYGDQRRLEIARALATEPKLLCLDEPAAGFNPSEKAALIDLIRAIRDDGYTVLLIEHDMRLVMGVTDRIVVLEFGRKIADGLPAEIRDDPAVIAAYLGVPDDQL; via the coding sequence ATGGCCGCACTGCACCGAGAGGTGCAGGTGGCCGAAGGTGAAGCCCTGTTGGAGACGAAGGATCTCACCGTCAAGTTCGGTGGCCTGACCGCGCTGGACGCGGTGAGCTTCTCGATCAAGCGCGGCGAGATCCTCGGCCTGATCGGGCCGAACGGCGCGGGCAAGACCACCTGCTTCAACGCCATCACCGGGGTATACCGGCCCAGCTCGGGTTCGGTCACCTTCGACGGCGAACCGCTGGGCCGCATCAAACGTCACGAGATCACCCGCCGGGGCATCGCCCGCACCTTCCAGAACATCCGGCTGTGGGGCGAGATGACCGCGCTGGAAAACGTCATCGTCGGCACCGACGCGCGGCACAAGACCTCGGTACCGGGTGCCTTGATCCGCAGCCCCCGGCACCGCAGCGAGGAACGGTCGGCCATCGAAAAGGCCGCCGCGCTGCTGCAATTCGTCGGTATCGCGCACCGTGGCGAGGAGAAGGCCAAGAACCTGCCCTACGGCGACCAGCGGCGCCTGGAGATTGCCCGCGCACTGGCCACCGAGCCCAAACTGCTGTGCCTCGACGAACCGGCCGCCGGCTTCAACCCCAGCGAGAAGGCCGCCCTGATCGACCTGATTCGCGCCATCCGCGATGACGGCTACACGGTGCTGCTCATCGAGCACGACATGCGACTGGTTATGGGCGTCACCGACCGGATCGTGGTGCTGGAGTTCGGCCGCAAGATCGCCGACGGCCTGCCCGCCGAGATCCGCGATGATCCGGCCGTGATCGCCGCTTACCTGGGGGTGCCCGATGACCAGCTCTGA
- a CDS encoding branched-chain amino acid ABC transporter permease, whose amino-acid sequence MSHRESANGTPGRWSRRLLAPGDGLRGWWAGLSRVQKWVFGVLGFGLLALTPLFPPPFFNTTGISFGGTMAQFSMVAIIAIGLNVVVGQAGLLDLGYVGFYAVGAYTVALLTSPDSPWNKMAPNGFLHEKWAWLACVPLAMAVTALAGLILGIPTLRLRGDYLAIVTLGFGEIIRLLADNLSDVTNGSRGLNEVAYPRVGQSEKLPEGVFSSGNSSGHANYGTWWFWLGLILMIGILLLVGNLERSRVGRAWVAIREDEDAAEVMGVNTFRFKLWAFVIGAAIGGLSGALYAGQVQYVAPPTFNIINSMLFLCAVVLGGQGNKLGVVFGAFIIVYLPNRLLGVQFLGINLGDLKYLFFGLALVVLMIFRPQGLFPVRQQLLAYGKAARKLLGAADDTKAAA is encoded by the coding sequence ATGAGTCACCGGGAGAGCGCGAACGGCACGCCGGGCCGCTGGAGCAGACGTCTGCTGGCCCCCGGCGATGGCCTGCGCGGGTGGTGGGCGGGGCTGAGCCGGGTCCAGAAGTGGGTCTTCGGCGTGCTCGGCTTCGGGCTGCTCGCCCTGACCCCGCTGTTCCCGCCGCCGTTCTTCAACACCACCGGCATCAGCTTCGGCGGCACCATGGCCCAGTTCTCGATGGTGGCGATCATCGCGATCGGGCTCAACGTGGTGGTCGGCCAGGCCGGCCTGCTGGATCTGGGGTACGTCGGCTTCTATGCGGTGGGTGCCTACACAGTCGCGCTGCTGACCAGCCCGGATAGTCCGTGGAACAAGATGGCTCCCAACGGATTTCTCCACGAGAAGTGGGCGTGGCTGGCCTGCGTCCCGCTCGCCATGGCGGTGACGGCGTTAGCCGGGCTGATCCTGGGCATTCCCACCCTGCGCCTGCGCGGCGACTACCTGGCCATCGTCACCTTGGGCTTCGGCGAGATCATCCGGCTGCTGGCCGACAATCTTTCTGACGTCACCAACGGCTCCCGCGGCCTCAACGAGGTGGCCTACCCCCGGGTCGGGCAGAGCGAGAAGCTGCCTGAAGGGGTGTTCTCCAGCGGCAACTCCTCGGGCCACGCGAACTACGGAACCTGGTGGTTCTGGCTGGGGCTGATCCTCATGATCGGCATCCTGCTGTTGGTCGGCAACCTGGAACGAAGCCGGGTCGGGCGAGCCTGGGTCGCCATCCGCGAAGACGAGGACGCCGCGGAAGTGATGGGCGTCAACACCTTCCGGTTCAAACTGTGGGCCTTCGTCATCGGCGCGGCGATCGGCGGCCTGTCCGGGGCGCTGTACGCCGGGCAGGTGCAGTACGTAGCGCCGCCGACGTTCAACATCATCAACTCGATGCTGTTCCTGTGTGCGGTGGTCCTCGGCGGCCAGGGCAACAAACTGGGCGTGGTCTTCGGGGCGTTCATCATCGTCTACCTGCCCAACCGGCTGCTGGGAGTGCAGTTCCTGGGCATCAACCTCGGTGACCTGAAGTACCTGTTCTTCGGCCTGGCCCTGGTGGTGCTGATGATCTTCCGCCCGCAGGGCCTGTTCCCGGTGCGCCAACAGCTGCTCGCCTACGGCAAGGCGGCCCGCAAGCTCCTCGGTGCGGCCGACGACACGAAGGCCGCCGCGTGA
- a CDS encoding branched-chain amino acid ABC transporter permease, which translates to MIHECLGQYACLASDIGFNIENLRNGFWQLTIDGLSWGAIYALVAVGYTLVFGVLRLINFAHSEIFMLGMFGAYFCLDIILGFTPSGNAYNKGVLLTVLYLGVAMLFAMFVSGSAAIGLEFVAYRPLRRRNARPLTFLITAIGMSFVLQEFVHFVLPKIIKGYGGSNAQQPITLVQPKAQFHVFGASVTNVTLVIVAAALVLALLTDVAINRTKFGRGIRAVAQDPTTATLMGVSRERIIMTTFLIGGMLAGAAALLYTLKVPQGIIYSGGFLLGIKAFSAAVLGGIGNLRGALLGGLILGIMENYGQAVFGTQWRDVVAFVLLVLVLLVRPTGILGESLGKARA; encoded by the coding sequence ATGATCCACGAGTGCCTCGGTCAGTACGCCTGCCTCGCCAGTGACATCGGTTTCAACATCGAGAATCTGCGAAACGGCTTCTGGCAGTTGACCATCGACGGACTGTCCTGGGGTGCGATCTACGCCCTGGTCGCCGTCGGCTACACCCTGGTCTTCGGGGTGCTGCGGCTGATCAACTTCGCCCACTCCGAGATCTTCATGCTCGGCATGTTCGGCGCCTACTTCTGCCTGGACATCATTCTGGGCTTCACACCCAGTGGCAATGCCTACAACAAGGGCGTACTCCTGACCGTCCTTTACCTCGGCGTCGCCATGCTGTTCGCGATGTTCGTCTCAGGTTCGGCGGCAATAGGATTGGAGTTCGTGGCCTACCGGCCGCTGCGCCGGCGCAACGCGCGCCCGCTGACGTTCCTGATCACCGCCATCGGCATGTCGTTCGTTCTTCAGGAGTTCGTCCACTTCGTGCTGCCCAAGATCATCAAGGGCTACGGAGGCAGCAATGCCCAGCAGCCGATCACCCTGGTACAGCCCAAGGCCCAGTTCCACGTCTTCGGCGCCTCGGTCACCAACGTCACCCTGGTGATCGTCGCTGCGGCGCTCGTCCTGGCCTTGCTCACCGATGTGGCCATCAACCGGACGAAATTCGGCCGCGGCATCCGCGCGGTCGCCCAGGACCCGACGACCGCGACACTGATGGGTGTCTCGCGCGAGCGGATCATCATGACGACGTTCCTCATCGGCGGCATGCTCGCCGGAGCCGCGGCACTGCTCTACACCCTCAAGGTGCCGCAGGGCATCATCTACTCCGGCGGCTTCCTACTGGGCATCAAGGCGTTCTCGGCGGCCGTGCTCGGCGGCATCGGCAATCTGCGCGGTGCGCTGCTCGGCGGCCTGATCCTGGGCATCATGGAGAACTACGGCCAGGCCGTCTTCGGCACCCAGTGGCGCGACGTCGTCGCGTTCGTCCTGCTGGTTCTGGTGCTGCTGGTCCGGCCCACCGGAATACTCGGGGAGAGCCTCGGAAAGGCGAGGGCATGA
- a CDS encoding branched-chain amino acid ABC transporter substrate-binding protein, with protein MRSRTTRSAIAASSALLVMFGIAGCNQSKPGENSSQSDLKIVEQVQIDQNGAEVKPEAGAVPADPAGDGKATCPPVSIAMAGALNGPDAALGINIKNGVQLAIDKHNAANPGCQVQLKPFDTEGDPQKATAIAPQIVDDAFTIGLVGPAFSGETKATGSVFDQAGLVSTTASATNVTLSEQGWKTFFRGLANDGVQGPSVANYLKNTLGEKKVCVVDDSTDYGTGLAQAVRETLGPVAVSACNISVKKGDKDFSAAVTQVKGQSPDSVFYSGYYAEAAPFVQQLRDGGFTGKFVSADGTKDPEFVKQAGSSSKDAILSCPCGPATGAFADEYTKKFGQAPGTYSTEGYDLGTVLLKGIDAGKITRPDLLEWVKNYNGQGVARKYQWTDKGELTTTLIWIYKVQ; from the coding sequence GTGCGCTCTCGCACGACACGGAGTGCAATCGCCGCGAGTTCGGCCCTGCTGGTGATGTTCGGCATCGCCGGCTGCAACCAGTCCAAGCCGGGTGAGAACTCGTCGCAAAGCGATCTCAAGATCGTCGAGCAGGTTCAGATCGACCAGAACGGTGCCGAGGTCAAGCCAGAGGCCGGCGCGGTCCCTGCCGACCCCGCCGGTGATGGCAAGGCCACCTGCCCGCCGGTGTCCATCGCCATGGCGGGTGCCCTCAACGGCCCCGACGCGGCACTGGGCATCAACATCAAGAACGGCGTCCAGCTGGCCATCGACAAGCACAACGCCGCCAACCCCGGCTGCCAGGTTCAGCTGAAGCCCTTCGACACCGAGGGCGACCCGCAGAAAGCGACGGCCATCGCGCCGCAGATCGTCGACGATGCATTCACCATCGGCCTGGTCGGCCCCGCGTTCTCGGGTGAGACCAAGGCCACCGGTTCGGTGTTCGACCAAGCGGGCCTGGTCTCGACCACCGCGTCGGCCACCAACGTCACACTTTCGGAGCAGGGCTGGAAGACGTTCTTCCGCGGCCTGGCCAACGACGGAGTGCAGGGCCCCTCGGTCGCCAACTACCTGAAGAACACCCTCGGTGAGAAGAAGGTGTGTGTCGTCGACGACAGCACCGACTACGGCACCGGCCTGGCGCAGGCGGTCCGCGAAACCCTCGGCCCGGTGGCGGTCTCGGCCTGCAACATCTCGGTCAAGAAGGGCGACAAGGACTTCTCGGCCGCGGTGACCCAGGTCAAGGGCCAGTCGCCGGACTCGGTGTTCTACAGCGGCTACTACGCCGAGGCGGCTCCGTTCGTCCAGCAGCTGCGTGACGGCGGCTTCACCGGCAAATTCGTCTCTGCCGACGGCACCAAGGACCCGGAGTTCGTCAAGCAGGCCGGCTCGTCGTCCAAGGACGCCATCCTGTCCTGCCCCTGCGGCCCGGCCACCGGCGCCTTCGCCGACGAGTACACCAAGAAGTTCGGTCAGGCTCCCGGCACGTACAGCACCGAGGGCTACGACCTCGGTACCGTGCTGCTGAAGGGCATCGACGCGGGCAAGATCACCCGTCCGGACTTGCTCGAGTGGGTCAAGAACTACAACGGCCAGGGAGTTGCCCGTAAGTACCAGTGGACCGACAAGGGTGAGCTCACCACGACCCTGATCTGGATCTACAAGGTTCAGTGA
- a CDS encoding ANTAR domain-containing response regulator has protein sequence MTGSTNDAEGRTPHRVLIAEDEALIRLDLAEMLREEGYEVVGEAGDGQEAVELAEQLRPDLVIMDVKMPRRDGIDAASEIAAKRIAPIVVLTAFSQRDLVEKARDAGAMAYLVKPFSITDLIPAIEVAVSRFAEVAELEREVANLSDRLETRKLVERAKGLLQSKQGMTEPEAFKWIQRAAMDRRTTMKRVAEVVLETLDAPEGTSSEN, from the coding sequence ATGACCGGGTCTACCAACGACGCCGAAGGCCGCACGCCCCACCGTGTTCTGATCGCTGAGGACGAGGCGCTGATCCGGCTGGATTTGGCCGAGATGCTGCGTGAAGAGGGTTACGAAGTCGTCGGCGAGGCCGGTGACGGGCAGGAAGCCGTCGAACTCGCCGAACAGCTGCGCCCTGACCTGGTGATCATGGACGTCAAGATGCCGCGGCGCGACGGCATCGACGCTGCCTCGGAGATCGCGGCCAAGCGCATCGCCCCGATCGTCGTGTTGACCGCATTCAGCCAGCGCGATCTGGTCGAGAAGGCCCGCGACGCCGGCGCGATGGCCTACCTCGTCAAGCCGTTCTCCATTACCGATCTGATCCCGGCCATCGAAGTGGCCGTCAGCCGCTTCGCCGAGGTCGCCGAGCTCGAGCGCGAGGTCGCCAACCTCTCGGACCGGCTGGAGACCCGCAAGCTCGTCGAGCGGGCCAAGGGCCTGCTGCAGAGCAAGCAGGGCATGACCGAGCCGGAAGCCTTCAAATGGATTCAGCGTGCCGCCATGGACCGTCGCACGACGATGAAGCGGGTGGCCGAGGTGGTGCTCGAAACACTCGACGCCCCCGAGGGCACCTCGTCGGAGAACTGA
- a CDS encoding polysaccharide deacetylase family protein, giving the protein MNRRHFLGALAAATVAGVGVAREFLGAPSRTFPAPSAHAATVGISGPSNPSPSVLAPPPLGNRIPLPGGGALTRLPGTGDLLALTVDDGVNSEVVRLYTQFAIDTGIRLTFFVNGRYGSWTEHLGLLRPLVESGQIQLGNHTWSHPDLTTVSQQRIAEEITRNDRFLKATYGIDAAPYFRPPYGNHNATVDAVAADLGYTATTLWSGSLSDSTLITEDYIVKMADQYFTPQTIVIGHLNHLPVTHVYGQLVDIIRARNLRTVTLNDVFLKP; this is encoded by the coding sequence GTGAACCGGCGTCATTTCCTGGGAGCGCTCGCCGCGGCAACGGTGGCAGGTGTAGGTGTGGCCCGCGAGTTCCTCGGCGCGCCGTCACGCACCTTCCCGGCTCCATCGGCACACGCGGCGACAGTGGGAATCTCCGGTCCGTCGAATCCTTCTCCTTCCGTGTTGGCGCCGCCACCTCTGGGGAATCGGATTCCGCTGCCGGGCGGTGGCGCACTGACCAGACTTCCCGGCACCGGAGACCTGCTTGCGCTGACTGTGGACGACGGAGTCAACTCGGAGGTGGTCCGCCTCTACACCCAGTTCGCCATAGACACCGGTATCCGGCTGACGTTCTTCGTCAATGGCCGATACGGTTCGTGGACCGAGCACCTGGGGTTGCTGCGGCCGCTGGTCGAGTCCGGGCAGATCCAACTCGGCAACCACACGTGGTCACACCCGGATCTGACGACGGTGTCGCAGCAACGCATCGCCGAGGAAATCACCCGCAACGACCGATTTCTGAAAGCCACCTACGGGATCGACGCCGCGCCCTACTTCCGGCCGCCGTACGGCAACCACAACGCGACCGTCGACGCCGTCGCGGCCGATCTGGGCTACACGGCCACCACATTGTGGTCGGGTTCGCTGTCGGATTCCACGCTGATCACCGAGGACTACATCGTCAAGATGGCCGACCAATACTTCACGCCGCAGACCATCGTGATCGGACACCTCAACCACCTGCCCGTCACCCACGTCTACGGGCAGCTTGTGGACATCATCCGCGCACGCAACCTGCGCACCGTCACCCTCAACGACGTATTCCTGAAACCCTGA
- a CDS encoding nitrilase-related carbon-nitrogen hydrolase: MTRIACAQIAPEVGQLEANLELSTAAIAQAVAAGADIVVLPELATSGYMFADADEARSVALRPGASAFDAWRSVAGDAVVIGGFCELGDDGLLYNSALVVEGDGVLASYRKTHLWDREKLIFTRGDRLPPVLKTRHGVIAVMVCYDVEFGELTRRAALEGTELIVAPVNWPLFPRPQGERPGEVITAMSTARCNKIAVAVCDRAGVERGQPWTEGSAIVDPDGWVVAVAGAGPGLAIADVDLSRTHDKTLTEHVDLLADRRTDLY; the protein is encoded by the coding sequence GTGACCCGTATCGCCTGCGCCCAGATCGCCCCCGAGGTGGGCCAACTCGAAGCCAATCTTGAGTTGTCGACGGCCGCGATAGCGCAGGCCGTCGCGGCGGGAGCGGACATCGTGGTGTTGCCGGAACTGGCCACCTCGGGATACATGTTCGCCGACGCCGACGAGGCCCGCTCAGTTGCGCTGCGCCCCGGCGCCTCCGCTTTTGACGCGTGGCGGTCGGTGGCCGGTGATGCGGTGGTGATCGGCGGGTTCTGCGAACTCGGCGACGACGGCTTGCTCTACAACAGCGCCCTGGTGGTCGAAGGCGACGGGGTGCTGGCGAGCTATCGCAAGACACATCTATGGGACCGGGAGAAGCTGATCTTCACCCGCGGAGACCGGCTGCCGCCGGTGCTGAAGACACGGCACGGTGTGATCGCCGTAATGGTCTGCTACGACGTGGAATTCGGTGAGCTGACTCGCCGGGCGGCACTTGAAGGCACCGAACTGATTGTGGCGCCTGTTAATTGGCCACTGTTTCCCCGGCCGCAGGGGGAGCGCCCCGGCGAGGTGATCACTGCCATGTCGACGGCCCGGTGCAACAAGATTGCCGTGGCTGTCTGCGACCGGGCCGGGGTGGAGCGCGGGCAGCCCTGGACCGAGGGCAGCGCGATCGTCGACCCCGACGGGTGGGTGGTGGCCGTAGCCGGCGCCGGGCCGGGTTTGGCAATCGCCGACGTCGACTTGAGCCGTACCCACGACAAGACGCTGACCGAACACGTCGACCTGCTCGCCGACCGGCGCACCGACCTCTACTGA
- a CDS encoding PucR family transcriptional regulator: MLTVADVVGEPSLNLQVLAAADLTRAVTSAHVSELTSPADWLRGGELLMTVGLLLPMRRADCRAYVQECASAGVAALALGLGHGLPYQHCPDPLIRAARESGVTLLTVPDETPFIAVTKWVFETIARRERQELQTALEINRSLTAVATSSAPLASLLSAWSQASTTPCVVCDAGGRILGATPATAPEVVDAAVAAVATAQHSGAGWSVVEGFEIHAVGARNPLAFIALGADMDLRSRSSSTVLVSLIAVDIERRNLSGQAERNRRSQVLAQLLRPGLKRERAVQLASSVGLDAACQVAVVAADDAESLAFRLQTILETSLVHVRGDTVEIAHADLTALVEALRTHAAGLPCGVGAPTEADALAVSAMQARSLVPVSARLGRIVTASEGETVSLLLSLGDPTAVRGFADAVLAPLDALDPRERLELLRTLEYWLRANGAWDPAAARLSLHRNTVRNRIERIARLTGRRLDDGDDRMELWLALKARSAVSLQR, encoded by the coding sequence GTGCTCACCGTCGCTGACGTGGTGGGTGAGCCGAGCCTCAATCTGCAGGTTCTCGCCGCGGCCGACCTGACCCGCGCAGTCACCTCGGCTCACGTTTCGGAATTGACCTCACCCGCCGACTGGTTGCGCGGCGGGGAGTTGCTGATGACCGTCGGCCTGCTGCTGCCGATGCGGCGTGCCGACTGTCGCGCCTACGTCCAGGAATGCGCATCGGCCGGGGTTGCGGCACTGGCCCTCGGACTGGGTCACGGACTGCCGTATCAGCACTGCCCCGACCCGCTGATCAGGGCCGCGCGGGAGTCTGGGGTGACCTTGCTGACCGTCCCGGATGAAACGCCGTTCATCGCGGTCACCAAATGGGTGTTCGAGACGATCGCACGGCGGGAACGCCAAGAACTGCAGACCGCGCTGGAGATCAACCGCTCGCTGACCGCAGTTGCCACCAGTTCGGCCCCGCTGGCTTCGCTGCTGTCGGCGTGGTCGCAGGCCAGCACTACGCCGTGCGTCGTCTGCGACGCCGGCGGCCGGATCCTCGGCGCCACGCCCGCCACGGCGCCGGAGGTGGTCGATGCCGCCGTGGCTGCGGTCGCGACGGCACAGCACTCGGGCGCGGGTTGGTCGGTGGTCGAGGGTTTCGAGATACACGCTGTCGGAGCTCGCAACCCGTTGGCCTTCATCGCGCTGGGCGCCGACATGGACCTTCGGTCGCGCAGTTCCTCGACCGTTCTCGTGTCGTTGATCGCCGTCGACATCGAGCGCCGCAACCTTTCCGGGCAAGCCGAGCGGAATCGCCGGTCCCAGGTGTTGGCCCAGTTGCTTCGGCCGGGCCTCAAGCGGGAGCGGGCCGTCCAGCTGGCCTCGTCGGTCGGCCTTGATGCCGCGTGTCAGGTGGCGGTCGTTGCCGCCGACGATGCCGAGTCGCTGGCCTTCCGGTTGCAGACGATTCTGGAGACGTCCCTGGTGCACGTCCGCGGCGATACCGTCGAGATCGCGCACGCCGATCTCACGGCCCTCGTCGAGGCCCTGCGCACCCACGCAGCCGGCCTGCCCTGCGGTGTCGGAGCGCCGACGGAGGCAGACGCGTTGGCGGTCTCGGCCATGCAGGCCAGATCCTTGGTGCCGGTCAGTGCGCGCCTCGGGCGGATCGTGACGGCCAGCGAAGGCGAGACGGTGTCGTTGTTGCTGTCGCTGGGTGACCCCACCGCGGTGCGCGGCTTCGCCGATGCGGTGCTCGCACCACTGGATGCACTGGACCCGCGTGAGCGGCTCGAACTGCTGCGCACCCTCGAATACTGGTTGCGGGCCAACGGCGCGTGGGACCCGGCGGCTGCGCGACTGTCGTTGCACCGCAACACTGTTCGGAATCGCATCGAGCGGATCGCAAGGCTGACCGGTCGGCGCCTCGATGACGGCGACGATCGGATGGAACTCTGGTTGGCGCTCAAAGCCCGCTCAGCGGTTAGCCTGCAGAGGTGA
- a CDS encoding cytosine permease, producing the protein MTAPDNRAASLIETRSIDYVPDDERHGKVSHQGPFWFVGNFQPFTLALGFVGPSLGLSLWWTIVAGLAGIAFGTVFMAFHATQGPVLGLPQMIQSRAQFGYRGVLLPLIGTLFTFVGFNVVDVVIIKSGLESIFGWNPAVVAVVITAAAALLAIYGHDLLHRTFRILFWLSLPLWLALTFGVAFGSVTGTATATGGFSLVAFLVQFSVAASYNITYAPYVSDYSRYLPRDTKPSSIIASVFVGAAASPAWLIPLGAWMATYLGATDALSGINTTGNEVVPVLGAVLAVVSTLVLVATMGLNAYSGMLTVVTAIDSLKPVAPTRRLRVVTIAVLAVAWLAMSLALTNATSALNTTLLLMLYLLAPWTAVNLTDYFFVRRGHYAIADLFTPAGIYGAWSWRGLVAFIAGVAAEIPFVDLPFFVGPAAEAMGEVDIAFAVGMLVAGVTYVAVTRTLNVTAELAMIEANPALADPTDAIAIAKTVAEEER; encoded by the coding sequence GTGACCGCTCCCGACAACCGCGCCGCGTCCCTCATCGAAACCCGGTCCATCGACTACGTCCCCGACGACGAACGACACGGCAAGGTCAGCCATCAGGGGCCGTTCTGGTTCGTCGGCAACTTCCAGCCCTTCACGCTGGCGCTGGGCTTCGTCGGCCCGAGCCTCGGGCTGTCGCTGTGGTGGACCATCGTGGCCGGGCTTGCCGGCATCGCGTTCGGCACGGTGTTCATGGCCTTCCACGCCACCCAGGGGCCGGTCCTGGGCTTGCCACAGATGATCCAGTCGCGAGCCCAGTTCGGCTACCGCGGAGTGCTTCTGCCCCTGATCGGCACGCTGTTCACCTTCGTCGGCTTCAACGTCGTCGACGTCGTGATCATCAAGTCCGGCCTCGAGTCGATCTTCGGCTGGAACCCCGCGGTCGTCGCCGTGGTGATCACCGCCGCCGCGGCCCTGCTCGCCATCTACGGACACGACCTGCTGCACCGGACCTTCCGCATCCTGTTCTGGCTGTCGCTGCCGCTGTGGCTGGCTCTGACGTTCGGTGTGGCCTTCGGCTCGGTCACCGGAACTGCCACCGCCACAGGCGGTTTCAGCCTGGTCGCGTTCCTCGTGCAGTTCAGTGTCGCAGCCTCCTACAACATCACCTACGCCCCATACGTATCGGACTACAGCCGCTACCTGCCCCGCGACACCAAGCCGTCGTCGATCATCGCCTCGGTGTTCGTCGGGGCGGCAGCCTCGCCGGCCTGGCTGATTCCGCTGGGTGCCTGGATGGCCACCTACCTCGGCGCGACCGACGCGCTGTCGGGCATCAATACCACCGGCAACGAGGTTGTGCCTGTGCTCGGCGCGGTCCTTGCCGTCGTCTCCACCCTGGTTCTGGTGGCCACCATGGGCCTCAACGCCTACAGCGGGATGCTGACCGTCGTCACCGCCATCGACTCGCTCAAGCCGGTCGCCCCGACCCGACGGCTGCGGGTGGTCACGATCGCGGTGCTCGCGGTCGCGTGGCTGGCCATGAGCCTGGCGCTGACCAACGCCACCAGCGCGCTGAACACCACCCTGCTGCTCATGCTGTATCTGCTGGCCCCGTGGACCGCGGTGAATCTCACCGACTACTTCTTCGTCCGCCGCGGGCACTATGCGATCGCCGACCTGTTCACTCCGGCCGGAATCTACGGTGCATGGTCATGGCGCGGCCTGGTCGCCTTCATTGCCGGCGTGGCTGCCGAGATCCCGTTCGTCGACCTGCCGTTCTTCGTCGGCCCCGCCGCCGAAGCGATGGGCGAAGTCGACATCGCCTTCGCGGTGGGCATGCTGGTCGCCGGGGTGACGTACGTGGCGGTGACACGAACGCTGAATGTCACGGCCGAATTGGCGATGATTGAGGCCAACCCGGCGCTGGCTGATCCCACTGATGCGATCGCCATCGCGAAAACCGTTGCCGAGGAGGAACGATGA